GTTCCGGCCCCCGGCCCAGTTCGCGCACCGGATCAGCCAGCTGGAGCTGACCTTCGTGACCGACCCGCACCACCTGTACGTGGTGCTGGAGGCCGACCGCCGCGGCGGGCTGTTCCGGCAGGGCGGCGACACGTTCGGCCACTTCGCCATGTCCCACGACGAGGCGCTGCGCACCGACTGGGCCGCGTTGCTGCACCAGTGGACGGACCAGGTCGCCCACCGCCGCGGCGGCCACCACGGCGGTGGCCACGGCGGTCACCACGGTGGGATCGGGGCCGGCGGGGTGGTCGCGGGTGCCGCGGCGGGCGTGTTCGGTGGGATGATGATCGGTGAGGTCCTGGACGAGGTCGGGGACTTCTTCGAGGGCGAGTGACGGGAGGCGCCGTGGGCGTCGACGGTGTGTTCAGCGCTCTGGCCGCGGGACTCGTGATCGGCCTGCTCGGCAAGCTCGTCGTGCCGGGCAGGCAGGCCATCCCGCTGTGGTTGACCGTCGCGGTCGGCATCGTGGCGGCGTTCCTGGGCACGGCGGTCGCGCGGGCGTTCGGGGTCGAGGAGACCTCGGGGCCGGACTGGATCGAGATGGCCGTGCAGGTGGGCATCGCCGCGCTGGGCGTCGGGCTGGTGGCCGGGTTCCACGGCACGAAGTCGAGGCGCTGACGGGTCCCGTTCGCCTGCCGGGGAGAATGCCGGCGTGGCCGACGAGTCAGCAGAGCCGAGGGGCATCCTCGACGGGTTCGGCGCCTACCGCACCGCCCGTCCCGACCACTACCGCGACCTGTTCACCCGCGGCATGGTCGTGCTCGACACCGGGGTGCTGCTCGACTGCTACCGCTACACCGCCGCCACCCGCGCGGACTTCGTGCGCGCCCTGCGCCGCGTCCGCGACCGGTTGTGGGTGCCGCACCAGGTGCTCGCCGAGTTCTGGCACGGCCGCGAGGCGGCGCTGGCCGCCGCCGGGAGGGCGACCGCGCGGGCGGTCGAGCGGGTGCGCCTGGCCGAGGAGCAGGCGCTGCGGGAGCTGCGGACCTGGGCGGACCGGGTGTCCTGCGACCCCGGTGAGCTG
This portion of the Saccharothrix syringae genome encodes:
- a CDS encoding GlsB/YeaQ/YmgE family stress response membrane protein is translated as MGVDGVFSALAAGLVIGLLGKLVVPGRQAIPLWLTVAVGIVAAFLGTAVARAFGVEETSGPDWIEMAVQVGIAALGVGLVAGFHGTKSRR